The following are from one region of the Strix uralensis isolate ZFMK-TIS-50842 chromosome 4, bStrUra1, whole genome shotgun sequence genome:
- the MOGS gene encoding mannosyl-oligosaccharide glucosidase: protein MAGERRRRGGDGLRERPRERGNRRERAEPQRGAGRGWARAAALAAALAVAVLALGLAAVEWDRWSAASRLVTPHPAPPALPPGSTGPLASPHLFWGTYRPHVYFGMKTRSPRSLVTGLMWLQQREGGGALRHTCEQSDGPSRYGWRMHDGESFGVQEIRDEGLVLKTEFVKRPGGEHGGDWSWRVTARTEAAGGPTPLLSLFFYVATDEQGTLWPRLDNGTQLAAVTGTTEELGRFTLTFLPPTTESGEDPKYASYNYLEAPSPGLHRLTELVRGSLSNRFVFAPPGRPRRRFFAVEALGGFPGEPPPPRGRLLLHQVTLEPPAVAEVTFESGSAAGRPGRLAGGTLSAALSRHAAAFESRFEETFGLARKGFPPAQRRFAQAALSDLLGGMGYFHGRSLVQGPRQERPVPAAEAALFTAVPSRSFFPRGFLWDEGFHQLLLARWAPALSREVIAHWLDLMNAEGWIPREQILGEEARAKVPPEFLLQRSETANPPTLLLALQALLPAAPLPYLRRLFPRLHAWYDWYNRTQAGPLPLTFRWRGRDPQHELFLNPKTLASGLDDYPRASHPSPEERHLDLRCWMALASGVLAAVAERLGEPAGLYRAAEQALSDNELLERLHWAPELGAFADYGNHSAAVGLRWQRGMPAAPGRPPPPPRLVREVREAPRPQFVGALGYVSLFPLLLQLLRPDSPRLPAVLAALRDERQLWTPFGLRSLSRDSPFYLQRNTQHDPPYWRGSVWVNINYLALRALRGYAEAAGPQRERAAELYRELRHNLVANVYRQFSESGFLWEHYSDSTGRGQGCRPFAGWSALVVLVMAEDY, encoded by the exons ATGGCGGGCGAACGTCGGCGACGCGGCGGGGACGGGCTGCGGGAACGGCCCCGGGAGCGGGGGAACCGCCGGGAGCGGGCGGAGCcgcagcggggcgcggggcggggctgggcccgggcggcggcgctggcggcggcgctggcggTGGCGGTGCTGGCCTTGGGCCTGGCCGCCGTGGAGTGGGACCGGTGGAGCGCGGCCTCCCGCCTCgtcaccccccaccccgctccccccgcgctgccccccggTTCTACCGGACCCCTCGCCTCACCCCACCTTTTCTGGGGCACTTACCGGCCTCACGTCTACTTCGGGATGAAGACGCGCAGCCCGCGCTCTCTCGTTACCG ggctgaTGTGGCTGCAGCAGCGCGAAGGCGGCGGCGCTTTACGCCACACCTGCGAGCAGAGCGACGGCCCGTCCCGCTACGGCTGGCGGATGCACGACGGGGAGAGCTTCGGGGTGCAGGAGATCCGGGACGAGGGGCTGGTGCTGAAAACCGAATTCGTTAAACGACCCGGCGGGGAACACGGCGGCGACTGGAGCTGGCGCGTCACCGCGCGGACGGAG GCCGCGGGCGGCCCgacccccctcctctccctctttttctaCGTGGCCACAGACGAGCAGGGCACGCTGTGGCCACGGCTGGACAACGGGACGCAGCTGGCGGCCGTGACGGGGACGACAGAGGAGCTGGGGCGCTTCACCCTCACCTTCCTCCCCCCCACGACGGAGAGCGGGGAGGACCCCAAATACGCCAG CTACAACTACCTGGAGGCACCGAGCCCGGGGCTGCACCGCCTGACCGAGCTGGTGCGCGGCAGCTTGAGCAACCGCTTCGTCTTCGCCCCGCCGGGAAGGCCCCGCCGCCGCTTCTTCGCCGTGGAGGCTCTGGGGGGCTTCCCGGGGGAacctccccctccccgcgggCGCCTGCTGCTGCACCAGGTGACGCTGGAGCCACCGGCCGTCGCCGAGGTGACCTTCGAGTCGGGCAGCGCCGCGGGCCGGCCGGGGCGGCTGGCGGGGGGGACGCTGTCGGCGGCGCTGTCGCGTCACGCGGCCGCTTTCGAGAGCCGTTTCGAGGAGACTTTCGGGCTGGCCCGCAAGGGCTTCCCGCCGGCCCAGCGCCGCTTCGCCCAGGCCGCCCTCAGCGACCTCCTGGGCGGGATGGGCTACTTCCACGGCCGCTCGCTGGTCCAGGGGCCGCGGCAGGAGCGCCCCGTGCCCGCTGCCGAGGCCGCGCTTTTCACCGCCGTCCCCTCCCGCTCCTTCTTCCCCCGCGGGTTCCTCTGGGACGAGGGTttccaccagctgctgctggcGCGCTGGGCGCCGGCGCTGAGCCGCGAGGTCATCGCCCACTGGCTCGACCTGATGAACGCCGAGGGCTGGATCCCGCGGGAGCAGATCTTGGGGGAGGAAGCGCGGGCCAAGGTGCCCCCCGAGTTCCTCCTGCAGCGCAGCGAGACGGCCAACCCCCCCAcgctgctgctggcgctgcaggcgctgctgcccgccgcccccctgCCCTACCTGCGCCGCCTCTTCCCCCGCCTGCACGCCTGGTACGACTGGTACAACCGCACGCAGGCCGGGCCGCTGCCCCTCACTTTCCGCTGGCGCGGCCGCGACCCCCAGCACGAGCTCTTCCTCAACCCCAAAACCTTGGCCTCGGGGCTGGACGATTACCCCCGCGCCTCGCACCCCTCGCCCGAGGAGCGGCACCTGGACCTGCGCTGCTGGATGGCGCTGGCCTCCGGCGTGCTGGCTGCGGTGGCTGAGCGCCTGGGCGAGCCGGCCGGGCTTTACCGCGCCGCCGAGCAGGCACTGAGCGACAATGAGCTGCTGGAACGGCTGCACTGGGCGCCCGAGCTGGGCGCCTTCGCCGACTACGGCAACCACAGCGCGGCCGTGGGGCTACGCTGGCAGCGGGGGATGCCGGCGGCACCGGGgaggcccccgccgcccccgcggctGGTGCGGGAGGTGCGGGAAGCGCCGCGGCCGCAGTTCGTGGGGGCTTTGGGCTACGTCAGCCTCTtcccgctgctgctgcagctgctgcggCCCGACTCGCCGCGGCTGCCGGCAGTGTTGGCCGCGCTGCGCGACGAGCGGCAGCTCTGGACACCCTTCGGGCTGCGCTCGCTGTCCCGCGACAGCCCCTTCTACCTCCAGCGCAACACCCAGCACGACCCCCCGTACTGGCGCGGTTCCGTCTGGGTCAACATCAACTACCTGGCGCTGCGGGCGCTGCGCGGTTACGCCGAGGCCGCGGGGCCACAGCGGGAGCGGGCGGCTGAGCTTTACCGCGAGCTGCGCCACAACCTGGTGGCCAACGTCTACCGGCAGTTCTCCGAGAGCGGCTTCCTCTGGGAGCACTACAGCGACAGCAcgggccgcgggcagggctgccGCCCCTTCGCTGGCTGGTCCGCACTGGTCGTGCTGGTGATGGCCGAGGACTATtag
- the INO80B gene encoding INO80 complex subunit B, which produces MYTHVYTHVYTLTHSPHTLTLTHTRVHTLSHSHTHTHTPTHTLTPPRAPHSCQRGPKVPRPLVPPGPLSPALSSARFKDGAAGAATPRAPSPRVFRRAGRKRVRPESGPPLRPLPGQRHRRRRMSKAWRRGRMEGGEHGEEAEAGGGHGSHKKKHKKHKKKHKKKHHHEAAGPPPAPEPAAGLRKPQLKLKIKLGGQILGTKSVPTFTVVPEAPRSPSPLMVVDEEEEPTEGVPIEQYRAWLDEDSNLDPSPLPDLDSESCFPAREEEEEEEERWLDALEKGELDDNGELKKEVDESLLTARQKALLHKQQSQPLLELPMGYKAKELTEEMLVKREERARKRRLQAAKKAEENKNQTIERLTKTNKAKVKTLRERKAKQAPCPVVHYCNATDRITVSFPAGMALPLLPAPAPAVPPPVLCGVAGCSNHKRYCCSRTGLPLCSLACYRRNLQLQEAAA; this is translated from the exons atgtacacacacgtgtacacacacGTGTACACTCTCACACACTCTCCTCACactctcacactcacacacacacgtgtacacacactctcacactcacacacacacacacacactcctacTCACACTCTCACCCCGCCACGTGCCCCCCACTCGTGTCAGCGCGGCCCCAAAGTCCCGCGGCCGCTGGTTCCGCCCGGGCCGCTCTCCCCCGCCCTCTCCTCTGCCCGCTTCAAAGATGGCGCCGCCGGCGCCGCCACCCCCCGCGCGCCCTCCCCGCGCGTGTTCCGCCGCGCCGGGCGGAAGCGGGTCCGCCCGGAATCGGGTCCCCCCCTCCGTCCCCTCCCCGGACAGCGGCACCGGCGGCGCCGGATGAGCAAGGCCTGGCGGCGCGGCAGGATGGAGGGCGGCGAGCACG GGGAGGAggccgaggcgggcggcgggcacGGCTCCCACAAGAAGAAGCACAAGAAGCACAAGAAAAAGCACAAGAAGAAGCACCACCATgaggcggcggggcccccccccgcgcccgagCCCGCCGCCGGCCTGCGCAAGCCCCAGCTCAAGCTCAAGATCAAGCTGGGGGGGCAGATCCTGGGCACCAAGAG CGTCCCCACCTTCACGGTGGTCCCCGAGGCGCCGCGCTCGCCCTCCCCGCTGATGGTGGTggacgaggaggaggagcccACGGAGGGGGTCCCCATCGAGCAGTACCGGGCCTGGCTGG ACGAGGACAGTAACCTGGACCCCTCGCCCCTGCCGGACCTGGACTCGGAGAGCTGCTTTCCTGCccgcgaggaggaggaggaggaggaagagcgcTGGCTCGACGCCCTCGAGAAGGGCGAGCTGGATGACAACGGGGAGCTCAAGAAGGAGGTGGACGAGTCCCTGCTGACAGCCCGACAG AAAGCCCTCCTGCACAAGCAGCAGAGCCAGCCGCTGCTGGAGCTGCCCATGGGCTACAAGGCGAAGGAGCTGACGGAGGAGATGCTGGTGAAGCGCGAGGAGCGGGCGCGCAAGCGGCGCCTGCAGGCGGCCAAGAAGGCGGAGGAGAACAAGAACCAGACCATCGAGCGCCTGACCAAGACCAACAAGGCCAAGGTGAAGACGCTGCGGGAGCGCAAGGCCAAGCAGGCGCCCTGCCCCGTCGTCCATTACTGCAACGCCACCGACCGCATCACCGTCTCCTTCCCGGCGGGCATGGCCCtgccgctgctgcctgccccggcccccgccgtgccccctCCGGTGCTCTGCGGCGTGGCCGGCTGCTCCAACCACAAGCGTTACTGCTGCTCCCGCACCGGGCTCCCGCTCTGCAGCCTGGCCTGCTACCGCCGgaacctccagctgcaggaggCCGCGGCCTag
- the WBP1 gene encoding WW domain-binding protein 1: MERPGSGGAEGAWAALLGRQHQQAREYCPGVNNQPYVCETGHCCGETGCCTYYYELWWFWLLWTILILFSCCCAYRHRRAKLRLQQQQRQREINLIAYHGACNYPASMMDLRMLASFKLPAYEEVAHRPGTPPPPYSAVLAPRGSGPRPRRGSGSLTLSPSSENSTSCSCESSCATSPSSTSLSARATDETGHSRASTPSEDGGTSSTGTGASWELPPEEPPARGAPHKHALFSSTVDFFEADGHPCSDIEEGEEEEEGSSGAAREEGGSAGEHFRHRRLTGDSGIEVGRCQEEEEGEGEGTHLLGKAGPAPPPRCQRPGSPTLPV; the protein is encoded by the exons ATGGAGCGGCCCGGGAGCGGCGGCGCCGAGGGGGCCTGGGCCGCGCTGCTGGGCCGGCAGCACCAGCAG GCCCGGGAGTACTGCCCGGGGGTGAACAACCAGCCCTACGTGTGCGAGACCGGACACTGCTGCGGGGAGACCGGCTGCTGCACCTACTACTACGAGCTGTGGT ggTTCTGGCTCCTCTGgaccatcctcatcctcttcagctgctgctgcgCCTACCGGCACCGCCGGGCCAAGCTgcgcctgcagcagcagcagcggcagcgggAGATCAACCTCATCGCCTACCATGGTGCCTGCAACTACCCCGCCTCCATGATGGACCTCA GGATGCTGGCTTCCTTCAAGCTGCCTGCCTATGAGGAGGTGGCCCACCGGCCCggcacgccgccgccgccgtacAGCGCCGTCCTGGCCCCACGCGGCAGtggcccccgcccccgccggggtTCCGGCAGCCTCACCCTCTCGCCCAGCTCCGAGAACTCCACCAGCTGCTCCTGCGAGTCGAGCTGCgccacctcccccagcagcacctcGCTCTCGGCACGGGCCACGGACGAGACGGGGCACAGCCGGGCCAGCACCCCCAGCGAGGACGGCGGCACCAGCAGCACCGGCACCGGCgccagctgggagctgccccccGAAGAGCCGCCGGCGCGGGGGGCCCCGCACAAGCACGCCCTCTTCTCCTCCACCGTGGACTTCTTCGAGGCTGACGGCCACCCCTGCTCCGACATCgaggagggcgaggaggaggaggagggcagcagcgGCGCGGCCCGGGAGGAAGGCGGCAGCGCCGGTGAGCATTTCCGGCACCGACGCCTGACGGGGGACTCGGGCATCGAGGTGGGGCgttgccaggaggaggaggagggcgagggcgAAGGCACCCACCTCCTGGGCAAGGCTGGCCCCGCGCCCCCACCCCGCTGCCAGAGGCCCGGCTCGCCCACGCTGCCCGTCTGA